cattttcaatTGGCTGAACATGCTAAGAAACGTCATTTGTATCTCTAAACTTTGTccaattaatttttattttttgtgcacTGCTTATAAGTGCTAACTACTAATTCTTATGTTACCTTAAAGTGCTTCTAGAGAATATTGGAGAAGAACTGGATCCTATTCTCGAGCCTCTATTGCTCAAACAGACGTTTAAGCAGTCAGGAAGTATATGCATTTGCCTCGGAGACTCCACTATTGAGTATTCTCCCGAATTCCGCTTTTATATTTCAACTAAGCTGAGAAATCCACATTATCTTCCAGAAATATCCGTCAAGGTGAGAATTTTGAAATTGAGTTTACAACTCTGTTTTTTAGAATTTTAGAATGCTTTCTTGGCTACAGTAGGGTAAATTCTTCGACACTTGTTGATTCCTCCTCACTTAGTGactgtcttatttttttggCACTGCTGGAAGACTGGTGTTGTTTCTCATAACTAACACTTCACCTTGCAATACCAACATATTTTCATACTCTAAGAAAAAGTTACTTTATTTTAACACCTCTTCCAGTCTGTATCTCCCACTGCTTTTTAGTAATCAGTAATTTAGTAATTACAGAAGTGTATACAGGGAATTAATATAATTCCAGATTTCTTTAGTATAGTTAATTTCTGATGTTGTGCCTTGTTTATGAAAGATATAAAAATTATGTCCAGGTTTTAGTATTTGTGaacaattcttatttttatcttcaagaaacaacaaaaaagcatttcctgcttTCAAGAACAAAATTGGTTGTTTATTCATCGttgcttttaaagaatttttaattgaaaaatattggTAATTGACATTTGGGTTAAGTGCTGTACCGAAAAGCAGAATCTTTAAATCAAGCTTCGTAAATTTGATATTCAGCAATGTGTTAGGCTGAAGTTTCAACTACGTAGGAATACTGAAATCAggacaaatgaacaaaaatgaattcTCCTAAAAGATAATTACCTTCAGGttcagggaaaaacaaaaacaaacaaacaaaaaagatgaaatataaaAGGAAGAGAGCTTCCAAAAGATTTAGAGTAGTACGTTTGTTTATAAAATTATATGAAAGTAATTTCCCAAGAGTTGTTTTGATTTAATAGAATTATAATCTTCTAGTTGCCAATCAGCAATTGATGCAGGGAGCAGACTGAAAAATAGTATGTAAATAACTTTGTCTGAACATAATTGTAACGGCCCTAGGTGTAATTAATTACCATGAAGATTACTCTGGAGCTAGGTAATGGAAAAGAGTCTAGAGAAAATAGTTAATGATACAGATATCTTGTTTCATAGTAATGATCGTAATGAATTCTGGTGTCTTATAGAGCGAAGCCTTCAAAGACACATATATTTTACTTACACGTCTTTGCAATACAAATACATATTCACAGTTATCAACCATTCAGAGAAtctttcctccatttttaaGAGTATTTATCAGAAACGCTGTAattagaaaagcagtaaaaaaaaaaaaaaacttacgGTTCTCAGCTCTAAGAACTCTGTTGTATTCATGtccattaaaatataattacatCCCTCGAAGGCTAAGGAAGACCATAGATTCTAACATGGGTGCTTAGTCCTCAGAGGTTTGGGTATATGAGCCAGCCGATGTTTCAGAGCACAGTACCTCTGTCTGAAAGTTATCCCAAAGCTGCTTGTTGCAAGCCGTCTGCTTCGAGGAGGAGAAATGAAGCTTCTGAAATATTCCTGCTGTTTATAAACAGATCCCTCCTATATTTCCCTTTAGGTTACCAGTATTAAAATTGGTagagaagatggggaaaaagTAGGCTACGATGTTTGTAAAGGTCATAACGTTTCTTAGAGTCAAGTACAATCGAACTTCCTCTCAAAATTCCTGTTTAAAGACAGCAATGAAAGAGCCTCAAATGAGGTGTTGTGTAATGAATACCCAtcaatgctgtattttaagagaaataaaaagcaagaagagaaataagaaagcaagcaaagctCACAAAAAACCTTTTTGACCGCTTTTGGATATCATTAGTGGAATAATACCAAGACAAATTGATCATATGGATATTAAGTATCTTAACTAATCCTGAGGTTCAAAGAAAACTTTCTCTGAAAATACTAGTCAGTATTTTCTGACTATGAAAATGATCGTCTGTGCATACGAAAAAAGCACAAGGAGAATCTATAGTCACTATTAGAGAGTTCCTTCAAGCTAAGTCTTTGATCAGTGAGTTGACTTTTTTCGTTTTGAACTATGTCCATCAACTATTCTGTAGTCTCTACTGCTGAtgaattttttttactgtttacatagaaaacattttttttggCCGTTTCAGCCAGAGCATTTATTGACTCAGTTATAAATATGTTAGGGCACAGAAATTCTTCTAGTgaacaactttttaaaatgttttatttttttaccattactgttatttattcatgaaaaagagaagatgatgTTATGCTATTAGTGGGATACAAATATCTGCTGTAATAACAATGTAAAGTGGAAGCAAACAGGGCTatgaaagggggaaaatataCATTGCaagattaatattaattaaaagcGTAACACCAGCATCTGTGTTACCACTTACTTTGTGAAAATGGCAAAGATTTTATAATAAGAACTAAGAAGTTAATTAAATTTCTAAAATGTGatcagtatttgtatttttttaaatagaaatctCTCTGAGAAGGCTATAGGAAGCATAAGGGTATCAACGGGGAATATGGTTTTGTAGTGTACGAGTGTTCATATATGTTACATGAGCTGGTCTCTTGAAGCATTAATATTTAGAGTTTCATTGTAATTTTAAGGAATGGAATGAGAACAGTCTCATGGTTAATTTCTTGGGTTAATCCTGGCATTAACTTTACAGTACAAAATCTTAAACTctcatctgcatttcatttactgTCCAGTTTTGGTATAATATGTTGTTACGCAGTCCTCATCCTGTAAATGAGGAAGTGTTTTAATTGCATATGATCACATTTCTAAACATCTTCCTTCTAACAGGTAACGTTATTGAATTTCATGATAACTTCAGAAGGAATGCAGGATCAGCTTCTTGGAATAGTAGTTGCAAGAGAAAGGCCAGATCttgaagctgaaaaacaagcCCTTATCCTCCAAGGGGCTGCGAATAAAAGGTACCAAGATAATTTCCCTTGCTCGGGATGGAAGCAGATTGCGGTTTCAGAAGATCAGAATAGTAGGAAATACATATCAGAGGCATTTTTAATTGCTCTATTATGTTGGCCCGATTTAATGGGAAATTCATGACTTATTTTTGAGAGCCCACACTTCTCCCATTAAGGTTTTAGGCTGATTAAAATACATGGTGTCATATTCGTATTGGTTGTGGCTTTCTCTCACCAGTTTGGTATGTAGGGAATCATAATAAAATACTCAAGAACTTAGCAAGGGAATATGTCACAGTAGAGCAAACTCCCAAtcctgtcttctgtttttatatgtCCCTTTCAAATTGTTATTAATGTTTGATTTGCTGTCCTCACAAATGTTGGTGTTTCacagtgtttttggttttttttttcatcatgtcTTATATTTGCAATTATTGCACGTGCAGTAGGCATTTTTTCCCACATGTCAAATCATAAAACGTGTAGCATTTGAAATGTTGCAGCGCTCTCTCCCTTTGCAATGTCTATTTCTGGTCTAAAATTAGcttaatttttcagaaatataagCCAATGCTTAATAACAAGTATAAAAAGGTTAGTTATGTAAGTTGCATACTGTGGATAGAGTCTACAAATAACCTTCTATAAAACTagctgaaaataacagaatttaatatgaaaaaaaattgtatgttATCATAGGCAactaaaagaaatagaagacaAGATTTTGGAAGTTCTTTCGGcttcagaaggaaacattttagAGGATGAAACTGCTATTAAGATATTGTCTTCTTCCAAAGTTCTGGCTAATGAGATTTCCGAAAAGCAAGCTGTAGCcgaagaaacagaaaagaagatcGATGACACTCGTATGGGCTATCGTCCTATTTCCATCCATTCGActatcttgtttttttccatttctgatcTAGCCAACATTGAGCCAATGTATCAGTACTCTCTCATGTGGTTTATTAACCTTTTCATCATGTCTATAGATAACTCAGAGAAATCCGAAGATTTACAAACAAGGTAAGAGGTATAACTTACCATTTGTAATCTGTTACTCTAGAAAAGTTATTGCCATTTCTGCAAAGCGTGTTGTGTCAGGCATTGCATTTTGAAAGTCCCTGTACATCTCTTCCAGATATTTTTCTGGAAGATAATGTATTCCTAGTAACAAAAGGTTATAATATAAAACAATTGCAGTCTATaccaatattttatttagtaattGCAAGCTTAAGCCACGTGTTAAAttgcaaagcagcagacagaTTAAAACGGTCCAatcatttaaattttatattttacctCTTGATTTTGTATGCCTTccagaagcagaataaaaactTTCACACAACCGATAAGAGAGAATGAAGTCCTGTCACTGGGGCTTTTGGCTGTAGAGTAGAAAAAGCAGTAATAGTTAACCCAGAAAAGGTTGGACTGGTCAATTATCGTTTTGTATGCGGGATGTCCTTCCCTCTTCCAGTTTCGCTTCACGCAAACAGGAGAAACTGCAGTGTTTAGTGATCTCGTAAAAGCAAGTCCTGGCTTTATTATACATGTGAACAATTAAGGTCACACTAGGATTATACAAAATACAGTGCTGAAGTGAATTATTCGCACTGAGAGTTTCTTAAGAGATCTTTTCAGCACTTAATCACTTCAATTAATAAGTTccacttcagcagcttttttgATCTTCAGATCCATGGATTAAATTCACAGAGGTTTGCTTCTGTCGCTTAGCTAGTTTAGCTGTGTTCATTCAGTGAACAAAAGATGGGAGAAAcgactgcagaaaaaaaacagcgTTGCAGATTACAAGTTGTGGATTATCTGTTACAATCTATGTTATATCTAAATACAAGTAAGGTGTAGTACCTGATAAGGTAGTGCTTAATGTatagcatttgttttaatgGCATACTGAGTTACTAAGACTCTTTTCACATTAGAATTTAGTCAAGGTCTGTATAGTTCGAGATTAACATACCTGGTTATCAAAGATGCCGCATATGCCTATGTTTCCAAATCCAAGTCAGTGagcaataagaaaaaagtttttttttacttagcttatttgaaacaaaaactttatgctaacagaaataaaaagatactgGGACCTGAATTGCAGCTGACAGCACGCGTTCCCGGGGCACGATTGGCATAACTGATTTTCACAGCTTTGCCGAGCAAAGACATAATAAAGCAGACCTGCCAAGGCACAGAACATTCCCTGTTAGTTAATAATTCATGTGGGATTTTGTGTCTTGGCTTGTCTGCACTAATTAGATGCTATTCTACATGTTCTGAGATACTAATGTTCTTCAtcattgtttcctttatttgaaataattgtaCAAATGCAGGTGCTCAGTTTCTACCCATCTCTATGAGCTGTTCATTACTTTGACTGCTCTAACTTAAATCTTATTGAAAGAAAGCTGTAttgatggcttttttttaaatattctttaaagaaaagaattaattgTAATAACTTTGTCATATATTTGCCATGTTAGCGTCTGTAGAATGGGAAATGGATTTcagaagacaatgaaaaatcagctttttgGATTTGGGCTGTGgtatttttattcataatgAATTTTAAGGTCGTTGTTCTTGTGTGTCACTCCCAAAGGAGACCGCTCATTTCCTCCGCAAAATGCGTTGAGGAGTCATAATGCTGGCATTTGTCATTTTTGTCACAAATTggtatgcatttttaatgattcTTTTGAGGATAATTGACCAGAAAGTTTGTTACAACTACGGACAtgcaatttatttctaatagaTGTCAAACATGCACAGATTTTAAGCGTGATATTAACAGaagtttgttcttttcctgaCACCTCTAGATTGAAGATTCTCAAGGATCATTTCACTTACTCACTTTACGTAAATATCTGTCGTTCACTGTTTGAAAAGGACAagctgctcttctctttttgtttaactGTGAATCTCCTGAAACATGAGAAAATGgtaaggaattaaaaataacgTGGAGTTGAGTCTGATATATATTAAACCATACTTTTAAACGACCGGCCTTAAGAATTTTCAggataaaataggaaaatagcTTTATAAATACTAATAATATTTAATCAGccattttgtttgattttaataagCAATTAGAATAACTGGAAAAGAGTCTcttgaataaaataaacttgCAGCAAACCGGTGGCAAAACTGCATTAGATGATAATAGTTTTTCTAGATATTACTTAAACCTAAGTCCTCCCTACATTATTCTTAGGGTTAATGTTGCACAAAATTATactatatataaatgtattgtGAATTctaaaagtaaaaaaatgaattgtaaGAGGTTACTTAAGAAATGactcatttttcaaatgaagcaTTAAACGTTTCTAATTTTTACAAAAAATTCCTGAGAAGCAAACATGAATTTTATTAGTTTATAAAAATTCTTTACAAAGTTTATCTTTcctaggatttttttctttccttttcactttttaaaatgttttcaattcGCAATGAAATATACTTGGTTTAACCTCATTAACTGCAAAGCAATACTTAAAACTGCTCAGTGGTTTCAGAGTCTCTTGGAAGCATTTAAACAAATACCTTTGAGAGCTGACAGTAACAAATGACTAGTACGTACAAAATACAAGCCATCGCAGTTTTGAGATAAAGGAATGAGACATGCAGTGGACTGATAGttgtttttcatatttggaCTAGCATTACAGTAAAACAGTTTCAAACTGCATCATTccctgaaatgttttccttatggGCTctgttttattcactttttcCACATCAAAATGTTCAGAATTAAGAATTAATTTAATAGAGAGCTTTATCTAGAACTGCTCATTCCTCCAACTCAGGAATGCAGATGAAAATCATTGTAAAATGACCTTATATCTTAAGTTACACAGTTTTTCAAATTCATTCGTATGTAAAATCAGACAATAAATGCTTTGGGATAGCATTGTTTTTCTATTAGTCTAAGAAATTAGACAAGCATAGTGATTTCCTGTAGAACATGTTAAAATATTGGATTATATCCATTCAGTACTGAGAGCAGTATTATTCTCTGCAGATCAGTGAGGACGAGTGGAAATTCCTGTTGACTGGCGGTATAGGCTTGGACAATCCCTTCCCTAATCCATGCACCTGGCTTCCTCCACAATCCTGGGATGAAATTTGTCGGCTGGAAGACTTATCGTGCTTCACAAACTTTCGTAAGGATTTTGAACAACATAAAGATGAATGGAAAAAGGTGTACGACAGCATGGTAAGTTAACATTCCTGATCGCTTGCTTTCATGAGCCAATTAAGATAGGAAATATGTTtactcagaaaaaataaaacatagtcATTTTACAGGGTATGTTCCTGCATATACTGAAGTACATATTTATGCAAATGGTGCAGAGTGGCAGATAATTGCCAGTTTGTCAGGCAGTTACCAAATTGCAGGAGTTGATTTATTTGGGATGGAGTAAAAGACAGCAAAACCTGTGGGAATAAGGCAAAAGTGAAATGTGCTAAATTGAAGTCGGCCACTGTTGCTTTAACAGTCTATACATTTGTTCACCGTGCTTCGAGGATGCCTTTTCATACTGTTAAGTAGGTGTTCAGCTTTCCTGGGTAAACTTAAAaatcagcaacagaaacaacCTTTACTTCGTAGATATACTCAAATGGGACTTGAGAGACCTGTGTTCTATTCCAGAGCGACAGATAAGTGTGAATGATTTCTTTATACGTTTTCACTACTGTTTGCTTATAATCTAAACCATGCAGATGAATTGCACTCAATTTGTCTTACTGTCAActtttcttggcttttgtttttatcatacCGCTTCTTGATACACCGAGCGCTCACGGTACACGCAATTCCTGatcaaacagttttaaaaactgCTCTTTTCCAATAGCACTGTGCCTGGCCATAACCACTTCATACGCTGGAACCACAGCTGCCATTTACGCTAGTCCAGCAAAGCCATTCCttaaatgaggagaaaatattAACATGCAGCGAAATAGCCAGTGGCCTGTAATACTCTTTGTAAAAAGGCTGCTTTTTATCTCCTTCAATGATTTAGAAAGCCTTTCTCTAACAAAGGTACTTGATGGATGTAGAGAGGAAAACTAAGGGCTTTTGAGGGGAAAGTTCCTTGAAATTTATCATACGGTCATGAGAAATTAAGCAGATTATACCTCCTTGGATTGTCCAGATCACAGGTAacatgcaaacagcagaaacaaagcttcccttctgcttttactTGATATATACATTAAGTTGAGAGTTTTAGTTCATCTTACAGCACTAGTCATTGGGAAACTTAACAGAGAACTTACAGCCTTTGAAACAAAGGGTGAAGAGACTACATTATTACCTACTCTGAGGTTATGTCTTTATAAAGTAAAGGTGCTGACTTTCAGGAGATAATAATCAGGGTCTGTTTATTGACAGCTATCTGCTTTCAAAGAGCCAAACGGAAATAAACAAATTTCTTCACTTAAGTATCATTCAAAAATTAAGACCTACACAGTCAGGTCATCGGTTACctgatattttaaagcaattaagaAATCGAGAATGCCATGATGAGGACCTTTACTGAAGGCTGAATGGTTTACGGAAAGGAACGGCTCGGTCTGTCACCGTTGTGATCTGGGAGGGGTGCTTAGGCCTCCTGATGATAAAAGCATGTTCTTTTGGTATCTGGCTCCAGCCATAATATTTGCCTGTGAATACATGTTAAAAAGTGCTAGTTAGTGGGTCTCAGAAAGCATTCTCCAATAGAAGCTAGAGGCCATCTTTTTCACTCATACAGTTTATAACCAGTAACACACAACCAAAGAGCAGTTTTGCGTATGAACTTAAGCCCCCATATGCTTATTGCTGTTAGTCCAAAAACTGCTGTAACATAGCTACAGTATTCATAAGCCACTTACAAAGGAAGTTCCAGGGCATACTTGGTcttacctttgctttttatGTTCAGTTCCACCcagaaattgtgttttttttccccctttgtgtattgctttttcttggaaacaaacaaacaaaaaaccaacaacaaataataactgaaaaaaaaaaaaaaatcagtctcaTTCCTGCAGATGAATGAAAAGTATGTTATGAATTGATGTATCAAGTTAAGATAAATGGTAATTCACAaatgcactaaaaaaaaaaccaaaaaaacaaaaaaaccctgaattATCTGTGTTTTTAGAATCCTCAGCATGAAGATTTTCCCACAGAGTGGCAAGAAAAGTTGGGAGAATTCCAAAGGATGCTTGTTATTCGCTGTTTAAGACCTGACAAGGTTCGTGCCTTATTAAAACAACAATGACGTGTATTTTagagacaaaaaataatttccaagaACTGGAATGGTAAGACTGTCAAAGTTCACACTGATCTAGTCTGTTCAGCAGGTAAGACAAACACCATCGTTCCAAACATACCATCTCCTCCTTCTAGCTTTTATGGCCAAATGTGACAATACAGCATGGAATACACCTTAGGTTATTCTGGACTCCTCCCACAAAACTGCAAGTGTAACGGACAGATTACTTAATACAGAAAGATGGGGCTCGAACTTCTGTTACATTTCAGCGCATACCCTATAATCTCCTGAAAATTTATAGCTCAAGGTTGTCTTATAAACCTAGTGACTGCTTTTTTATTATGCCTGACCATTTGGCTTGcgtaaatttttttttttttttttttttttttttttacagtcatTATCCGTAGTCAATTAGACTGGTTGAGGAAGATAATTTTACAGTAGAGTAGATCGTTACGTAGTAATTACTGCAGACACCCAGATTCATTTTGTTCTATGAGAAATACTTCTACTCAGGACTATTCTGAGCGTCTAGCTCAGAGGCTCGATTAAGGCATACATGACAACAGGTACACACCATTGTTTATCTTTATTCCAATAAGTCAGTCTACTACAAGCAAGATACAAATATTTGCTTACATATTTCTTATATAGTCACGGTTTACTGGGACTGGCGCACGACTGCACCTAGCCATgataaagcattttctgaaaagtaGAAAAGGTTACTGCTTTTGCTCTAGATAGCCTGTTAAAAACATCTCTACGCGTCCTCTAACAGCCGTTCAACTTAAAATTACTATTTGCATGttaattaaaatagttttacCGTAtaaattagaggaaaaaaacatcagagtCAGACTTTACTTCTGGACTTGTTCGGACCGGTCATAGGAACTTTCAGAAGGTCGGCAAGCCGGATCAGCTTGGATAGGTGCTGGTAGCTGAGGTGTGTATTGATGTTTGGAGACAAAGTTATCCACGAGACGTTTCCTAGTTGCGGCAACTTCTTCTTCAAAGGAGCTGATGACGCTTCTGCCGGTTTTGCACTGTAGATAGAGATTTTCAGACAGTTAATTTAACTGCACAATTCAGATGGGTTCAGAACTGAAATCATCAGGAACTCTGTTATCCACTATTAATTCTAGCTTAGAAGTATGCTTTTTGATCACCAATACAACTGTCTGAACAGCACGCACCAGTTTGTCAGGTGCTTCAGATGCATATGACAGTTTGATTTGGAAATTCTTCCGTCAGCCTCACCGGAGGAGTTCCGTTCAGCAATCATTTTCAGTTATATTTAGCATACTTTTAAGTTGCAAGCCCATCATTTAGCTATGCTTGAAATTGCATAGGGGAGAGTGTTTTAATATTAGTTTTAGTTAAGGTATCTTTaggtaatttcttttttacacTTATTCCACCTTTTGAGATAACAGACTGCTCTCAGTAAAGCAGACTGctcctatttttattatttgagtGTCATTTACACTTGATATTATCTTGACAGTCACCAGGTACGTTTTTAAAATTGGACAACAGTAAGATTAAGCTGTATTGTGAAAAGCCATGAGGAAGTTAGATGAACAATAAGAGGCACAGTAAGCATGCCCCATCAGGGAGTTCATCTCACTTCGTTCTCTGTTGTCATCCATAGAATTAAGAGCTCATATATCAAAGACCATTAACTAAAACAGCTCAGTTATACATGTTTGTGTTACACATCTACAGTAAGACCTGCACAAATACCATAGGGAAGATCAGAACTTGAGAATTGGAAATTGTTTGAAATAGGCTTTAAAGTCTGACGATGCAATTTGTCCGGTATTTTGTGTAAAGCTACAGACTAAAAGCAGCAGTCTGACTGAGCTTTGTTTCAGCACATGCGGTATTCTTCCCTTCTAAGGAGATGATAGAGCCACTTACTGTAGTTTTCATGAACTATTATCACGCCCAAGATAGTTTTTCTACCCTAACAAGTTTTTGGACAAACAATAGTAATGGAActaagttttctttcagaaggtAGAAAATAGACTAGCttttgaaaagaagagaaatgccTGTTTCTTAGCCAGTAATGCTTATTAGTTATGGCTTCAGAGTTAATCCATAGTTACCATTACGCCATCATTCCTTTCTAAGCATTCAACCAtcttaagaaagaaattttttcttttttcatattaattttaCACAGTCTAGCTTGGTTTTTTAAGATTTCTTTGTTAACACTTACAAGGAAGGTTCTTAGCCTAGTCATCTCCAACATGTAGTACTCCTCCATTGTCAGCTCATCAAAGCTCTTAGGGAGAGATAAAAAGCCACAGCTGCGACGTTTGGCATGTTCCTCCCTGCAGCGTAAGCCCGGAACGAGAACAGGTATTAAAACCAGGAAATTTAGCCTTGGAGAGAGGAGAAACTGGAC
This genomic window from Coturnix japonica isolate 7356 chromosome 7, Coturnix japonica 2.1, whole genome shotgun sequence contains:
- the LOC107316337 gene encoding baculoviral IAP repeat-containing protein 5.1-like isoform X2 encodes the protein MEVLLKELLSSSKLLSDFKEMYDYEKRLQTFNNWPFVKNCKCTPENMAKAGFVHCPSANEPDVAKCFFCLIELEGWEPNDDPWEEHAKRRSCGFLSLPKSFDELTMEEYYMLEMTRLRTFLCKTGRSVISSFEEEVAATRKRLVDNFVSKHQYTPQLPAPIQADPACRPSESSYDRSEQVQK
- the LOC107316337 gene encoding baculoviral IAP repeat-containing protein 5.1-like isoform X1, translating into MEVLLKELLSSSKLLSDFKEMYDYEKRLQTFNNWPFVKNCKCTPENVSVMAKAGFVHCPSANEPDVAKCFFCLIELEGWEPNDDPWEEHAKRRSCGFLSLPKSFDELTMEEYYMLEMTRLRTFLCKTGRSVISSFEEEVAATRKRLVDNFVSKHQYTPQLPAPIQADPACRPSESSYDRSEQVQK